The genomic region TCAAACCCTATTCTGGTAATATTGCCGTGTCGGATAATGGCAAATTTATATATCTATTTTCATTCATGGTAGGTAAGTCAACTTATATATATGATAAAGATACTTTGGTAAATCCCAATCCAAAATACAATTATATATTATCAGCTTATGATGATAAGGGGGACAATATTTACCACAGGATGTTAACGGCTAACGTACATGATGGCTATGAAGATTTAGCGTACAAAAATATGTATGTTGATGATGTGGGAAATTGCTATTTCACCTATAGGCATAGTGGAATATTAGTGGAAGCAGGTCGAACATTTTATACAGCACCCTTAAGTTATCCCGACCCGGTGTGGATGAAAATCGATATAAATAGAAATATCATTTGGGCGGTATCGGGCACCGATTCTACCAGTTCAGGATTTGCAGGACTTATGGACACCATAGCTACAGGTATTATATATACACATTTTAGAACTAAACAAGACAGCAGAATTAACAATATTATAATCAAATTCTGATTATATCATATTTTTTGATACTGCCGGCAAAATAATTCGACTAAATGAAATAGACCGTTATTATAAAGGTTATGGCAAGTCGCTGGAAACAAATGGAAGTGCTGTTTGGGTTCAGTCTTACGATTCCATTTATTGGAATGGACAATGGTTTGGAACAGGAAGAGACAGCTATCCTTTAATTAAATTTGATTTGTCTCAATATAGTGTGAATATAAATAATTTTTCGAATCAGAATGGTTTTCATATCTACCCCAATCCTTCATCTGGCACAGTAACAATAATTTATAGTAGTACTGTAAACAAAAATCAAATGGTCGCAGTATACAATATACTGGGCGAGGTGGTTTATAGTGAAATATGGAATAATTCAATAAGACAAAAGACAATCGATTTATCTCATTTGCGAAGAGGTTTATATCTGATTTGTATTGGGGACGAAACTAGGAAATTGATATTAGGGTAGCTTCTCATAAGTTAACATCATTTTTCATTATTAAAGTATACAATATGAAGAAATATATTAGGTTCATATTTACTCTCTTTATAATACATTGTGTATTAATTGCAAATGCACAAAAGCATATTAAAAAATATGTAATACCAATTCTTAAACTAAAATAGTTCTCTGCCTGTGGCGGATTTAGTTTTTAGAATGGTAATACCGATCAAATTAATTCGATAGAACCAGACTCAACTGATTATTCTGACTTAGAAGCGATAGGAAATGCAATTGGAGATGCCAGAATTGTTATGCTTGGAGAACAAGACCACGACGACGCCCCAACATTCTTAGCCAAAACAAGATTAATAGAATATTTGCATGAGAAAAAGGGATTTGATGTATTAGCATTTGAAAGTGATTTTTTTGCATTGAATTATGGTTGGGACAATCTTAAAAAAGTAGAAAGAGAGATTGATACTTTTATTCGGTTTAATATTTTTCCAGCATGGACATATTGCCATACCTGCTCAAATTTATTTTATGACTATATCCCTAAAACATACAAAACCGCAACACCGCTCATTATCTCAGGATTTGACAACCAGATGCATCTAAACTATTCTTCAAAGAATCTAGTTGCAAAGCTTGATAGCGTAGTAAGATTATTGAATTTGTCAATTACTAAAATGCCCGAATACTCATCTGAAGTAATTGCACTTTTAACATCGCAAATGAATTGGTATGATATAGAAGAAAGGGATACTACACTATTCGCAAAATATGATTATTATCTCAATCTTATAAAATTACAACTAGGTGAAAAACTGAACACCAATGATTTTTGGTATCTGGTAGATGAAAATTTAATTCAAAAATATTTGAGGATTAAAGGTAATGGAAATATCGACAATAGAGACTATCAAATGGCTCAAAATTTAAAATGGCTAAGTGAAAATAAATTTCAAGATAAAAAAATAATTGTGTGGACCGCAAGTTTACATATCTCAAAAAAATCTGAGAACTATCAAATAAAATACAAGGTGGATGACACATTTATGGGAACTTATTTTGCAGAAGATACTATTGCTTTAAGAAGTACTTATTATCTTGGGTTTACTTCTTTTAATGGGCAAGTGGGCTGGGTAGGGGAGAAAGGGCATAAGATACTGGAACCTCAGTATAATAGTTTTGAGAATTGGATAAGCAAAAAATCTAATTTCTCATTTGTAGATTTCAAAACATACAACAATATTTTCGATAAAAAGCAAGAAGCTTTCAATATGTCAGGTTTTGGACATCA from Bacteroidota bacterium harbors:
- a CDS encoding erythromycin esterase family protein — its product is MLGEQDHDDAPTFLAKTRLIEYLHEKKGFDVLAFESDFFALNYGWDNLKKVEREIDTFIRFNIFPAWTYCHTCSNLFYDYIPKTYKTATPLIISGFDNQMHLNYSSKNLVAKLDSVVRLLNLSITKMPEYSSEVIALLTSQMNWYDIEERDTTLFAKYDYYLNLIKLQLGEKLNTNDFWYLVDENLIQKYLRIKGNGNIDNRDYQMAQNLKWLSENKFQDKKIIVWTASLHISKKSENYQIKYKVDDTFMGTYFAEDTIALRSTYYLGFTSFNGQVGWVGEKGHKILEPQYNSFENWISKKSNFSFVDFKTYNNIFDKKQEAFNMSGFGHHNTDMYWTKIFDGVFFIREMYPCKNIFQWK